A window of the Bacteroides thetaiotaomicron VPI-5482 genome harbors these coding sequences:
- a CDS encoding DEAD/DEAH box helicase, which produces MLEKNEIIQSALQNLKIESLNSMQEAALEQGTGRKDVILLSPTGSGKTLAYLLPLLLTLKPNDDSVQVLILVPSRELALQIDTVFRSMGTSWKTCCCYGGHPIAEEKKSIAGNHPAIILGTPGRITDHLSKGNFDPETIETLIIDEFDKSLEFGFHDEMAEIITQLPGLKKRMLLSATDAEEIPQFTGLNRTVKLDFLPEATEEQENRLKLMKVLSPSKDKIDTLYNLLCSLGSSSSIVFCNHRDAVDRVHKLLEDKKLLAERFHGGMEQPDRERALYKFRNGSCHVLISTDLAARGLDIPEIEHIIHYHLPVNEEAFTHRNGRTARWDATGTSYLILHAEEKLPEYIPEDIETMELLENPSRPPKSVWTTIYIGKGKKEKLSRMDIAGFLYKKGNLTREDVGAIDVKEHYAFVAVRRAKVKQLLNLIQGEKIKGMKTIIEEAK; this is translated from the coding sequence ATGTTAGAGAAAAATGAAATAATACAGTCCGCTCTTCAGAATTTGAAGATTGAATCTTTGAACTCGATGCAGGAAGCTGCGCTCGAACAGGGCACGGGCAGGAAAGATGTTATCCTGTTGTCACCGACAGGATCGGGCAAGACATTGGCTTATCTTTTGCCTCTGTTGCTTACCCTAAAACCGAATGATGACAGCGTGCAGGTGCTGATTCTGGTGCCTTCCCGTGAGTTGGCTTTACAGATAGATACCGTGTTCCGGAGCATGGGAACTTCCTGGAAAACGTGTTGCTGCTACGGTGGGCATCCCATTGCCGAAGAAAAGAAAAGCATTGCAGGAAATCATCCTGCCATTATCCTTGGTACTCCGGGACGTATCACCGACCATCTGTCCAAAGGAAACTTTGATCCCGAAACAATCGAGACTTTGATTATCGATGAGTTTGATAAGTCGCTGGAGTTCGGCTTTCATGATGAGATGGCAGAGATCATCACCCAGCTTCCGGGATTAAAGAAACGTATGCTGCTGTCGGCTACTGATGCCGAAGAAATTCCTCAGTTTACGGGACTGAACCGGACAGTCAAACTGGATTTTCTTCCGGAGGCAACCGAAGAACAGGAAAACCGGTTGAAGCTGATGAAGGTGCTTTCTCCTTCCAAAGATAAGATTGATACGCTTTACAACTTGCTTTGTTCATTGGGAAGCAGCTCCAGCATTGTCTTCTGTAATCATCGGGATGCGGTAGATCGTGTGCACAAGCTACTCGAAGATAAGAAACTATTAGCCGAACGTTTTCATGGCGGTATGGAACAGCCGGATCGGGAACGGGCATTGTATAAGTTCCGTAACGGAAGCTGTCATGTACTGATCTCTACCGACCTCGCTGCCCGTGGACTTGATATTCCAGAGATAGAGCATATCATTCACTATCATCTGCCTGTAAACGAAGAAGCGTTTACACATCGTAACGGACGTACGGCACGTTGGGATGCAACAGGTACTTCTTATCTGATTCTTCACGCAGAAGAAAAACTACCGGAATATATTCCCGAAGATATAGAAACGATGGAACTGCTGGAAAATCCTTCACGTCCTCCCAAATCTGTCTGGACTACTATATATATAGGTAAAGGAAAGAAGGAGAAACTGAGCCGGATGGACATTGCCGGATTCCTTTATAAAAAAGGTAATCTGACCCGTGAAGATGTAGGTGCGATTGATGTGAAAGAACATTATGCTTTTGTTGCCGTTCGTCGGGCAAAAGTGAAGCAACTCCTGAATCTTATTCAAGGGGAAAAAATCAAAGGAATGAAGACTATCATTGAGGAAGCCAAATAA
- the nqrF gene encoding NADH:ubiquinone reductase (Na(+)-transporting) subunit F: MDMNLILSSIGVFLVVILLLVVILLVAKKFLVPSGNVKLTINGETGLEVESGSTLLNTLAVNGVFLSSACGGKGSCGQCKCQVLEGGGEILPSEVPHFSRKQQQDHWRLGCQVKVKSDMAIKIDESVLGVKEWECEVISNKNVATFIKEFIVALPKGEHMDFIPGSYAQIKIPKFSMDYDKDIDKSLIGEEYLPAWEKFGLLGLKCKNEEETIRAYSMANYPAEGDRIMLTVRIATPPFKPKEQGPGFMDVMPGIASSYIFTLKPGDKVIMSGPYGDFHPIFDSNKEMMWIGGGAGMAPLRAQIMHLTKTLHTTDRKMSYFYGARALNEVFYLEDFLQIEKDFPNFTFHLALDRPDPAADAAGVKYTPGFVHNVIYETYLKNHEAPEDIEYYMCGPGPMSKAVEKMLDDLGVPAQNLMFDNFGG; encoded by the coding sequence ATGGATATGAATTTAATATTATCAAGCATTGGGGTATTCCTTGTGGTTATTCTGTTGCTTGTTGTTATCTTGCTGGTTGCCAAGAAATTTCTGGTACCGTCAGGTAACGTGAAACTAACGATCAATGGCGAAACAGGACTGGAAGTAGAGTCCGGTTCCACATTGCTTAATACGCTGGCCGTAAACGGTGTATTCCTGTCATCCGCTTGTGGTGGCAAGGGTTCTTGCGGACAGTGCAAATGTCAGGTACTCGAAGGTGGTGGCGAAATCCTGCCTTCTGAAGTTCCTCACTTCAGCCGTAAACAGCAACAAGACCACTGGCGTCTGGGCTGTCAGGTGAAAGTGAAGAGTGACATGGCTATCAAGATTGACGAGTCTGTACTCGGCGTGAAAGAGTGGGAGTGCGAAGTGATCTCCAACAAGAATGTGGCTACATTTATCAAAGAGTTTATCGTGGCATTGCCTAAAGGCGAACACATGGACTTTATCCCGGGTTCTTACGCACAGATCAAGATACCTAAATTCTCAATGGATTATGATAAGGACATTGATAAGAGCCTGATCGGTGAAGAATATCTGCCTGCATGGGAGAAATTCGGTTTGCTGGGCTTGAAATGTAAGAATGAAGAGGAAACAATCCGTGCTTACTCTATGGCCAACTATCCTGCAGAAGGTGACCGTATCATGCTGACTGTACGTATCGCTACCCCTCCGTTCAAGCCGAAAGAACAAGGTCCCGGATTTATGGATGTAATGCCGGGTATCGCTTCTTCTTATATCTTTACGCTGAAACCGGGTGACAAGGTAATAATGAGTGGGCCTTATGGAGACTTCCATCCGATTTTCGACTCTAACAAGGAAATGATGTGGATCGGTGGTGGTGCCGGTATGGCTCCGTTGCGTGCACAGATCATGCACTTGACGAAAACATTGCATACGACCGACCGCAAGATGTCATACTTCTATGGTGCCCGTGCGCTGAACGAAGTATTCTATCTGGAAGACTTCCTGCAAATTGAAAAGGATTTCCCGAACTTCACATTCCATCTGGCACTCGACCGTCCGGATCCTGCTGCTGATGCTGCCGGTGTGAAATATACTCCGGGCTTCGTACACAACGTAATTTATGAAACTTACTTGAAGAACCACGAAGCTCCTGAAGATATTGAATACTATATGTGTGGTCCTGGTCCGATGTCGAAAGCTGTAGAGAAGATGCTCGACGATCTGGGCGTTCCGGCTCAGAACCTGATGTTCGATAACTTTGGAGGATAA
- the nqrE gene encoding NADH:ubiquinone reductase (Na(+)-transporting) subunit E translates to MEHLLSLFVRSIFVDNMIFAFFLGMCSYLAVSKNVKTAVGLGIAVTFVLLVTLPVNYLLQTKVLAANAIIEGVDLSFLSFILFIAVIAGIVQLVEMVVERFSPSLYASLGIFLPLIAVNCAIMGASLFMQQRINLGASDPKYIGDVWDALSYALGSGIGWLLAIVGLAAIREKMAYSDVPAPLKGLGITFITVGLMAIAFMCFSGLNI, encoded by the coding sequence ATGGAACATTTATTAAGTTTATTCGTCCGCTCCATCTTTGTGGACAACATGATATTCGCGTTCTTCTTGGGTATGTGCTCATATCTGGCTGTATCGAAGAATGTGAAGACTGCCGTAGGACTGGGTATAGCCGTAACATTCGTGTTGCTGGTTACGCTTCCGGTGAACTATTTATTGCAAACCAAGGTGCTGGCTGCCAACGCTATCATTGAAGGTGTTGACCTCAGCTTCCTGAGTTTTATTCTTTTCATTGCCGTTATTGCCGGTATCGTGCAATTGGTGGAGATGGTGGTAGAACGTTTCAGCCCGTCGCTGTATGCTTCACTGGGTATCTTTCTGCCGTTGATCGCCGTTAACTGTGCTATCATGGGTGCTTCTTTGTTTATGCAACAACGCATCAATCTGGGTGCAAGCGATCCGAAATACATCGGTGATGTATGGGATGCGCTGTCTTACGCACTCGGTTCGGGTATCGGCTGGCTGCTGGCTATCGTCGGTCTGGCTGCTATCCGTGAGAAAATGGCTTACTCTGATGTACCTGCTCCGCTAAAAGGTCTGGGTATCACATTTATCACTGTAGGTCTGATGGCAATCGCATTTATGTGTTTCTCTGGTTTGAACATCTAA
- a CDS encoding NADH:ubiquinone reductase (Na(+)-transporting) subunit D: MGQLFSKKNKEVFSAPLGIDNPVTVQVLGICSALAVTAKLEPAIVMGLSVTVITAFANVVISLLRKTIPNRIRIIVQLVVVAALVTIVSEILKAFAYDVSVQLSVYVGLIITNCILMGRLEAFAMQNGPWESFLDGVGNGLGYAKILVIVAFFRELLGSGTLLGFNILNYEPIQNIGYVNNGLMLMPPMALIIVACIIWYQRARHKELQEESN; the protein is encoded by the coding sequence ATGGGACAACTGTTTTCAAAGAAGAATAAAGAAGTATTCTCTGCTCCGTTGGGAATCGATAATCCGGTAACCGTACAGGTGCTTGGTATCTGTTCTGCACTTGCTGTTACTGCCAAGCTGGAACCCGCCATTGTGATGGGACTTTCAGTTACTGTGATTACAGCGTTTGCCAATGTCGTTATTTCACTGTTGCGTAAGACGATTCCAAATCGTATCCGTATCATCGTTCAGTTGGTAGTGGTTGCTGCTTTGGTTACCATCGTTAGTGAAATTCTGAAAGCGTTTGCATACGATGTAAGTGTACAGCTCTCTGTTTATGTAGGTTTGATCATTACCAACTGTATCCTGATGGGACGTCTGGAAGCATTTGCCATGCAGAACGGTCCTTGGGAATCATTCCTTGACGGAGTTGGTAACGGTTTGGGTTATGCCAAGATTCTGGTAATCGTAGCTTTCTTCCGCGAACTGCTCGGTTCGGGAACTTTGCTTGGTTTCAATATCCTGAATTATGAGCCTATCCAGAATATCGGTTATGTAAACAACGGTCTGATGTTGATGCCGCCGATGGCATTGATTATCGTAGCTTGCATCATCTGGTATCAGCGTGCACGTCACAAAGAACTGCAAGAAGAAAGTAATTAA
- a CDS encoding Na(+)-translocating NADH-quinone reductase subunit C — protein MNTNSNSYTIIYASVMVVIVAFLLAFVSSSLKATQDKNVQLDTKKQILAALNIKNVEDADAEYQKYVKGDMLMNVDGTLTENTGEFATNYEKEVKEHQRLHVFVCDVDGQTKYVVPVYGAGLWGGIWGYVALNEDKDTVYGVYFSHASETPGLGAEIATDWFQHEFAGKKTLENGAVALGVVKNGKVEKADYQVDGISGGTITSVGVDAMLKACLNNYISFLTK, from the coding sequence ATGAATACAAATAGTAATAGTTATACTATCATTTATGCTTCGGTAATGGTTGTTATCGTTGCATTCCTGCTGGCATTCGTTAGTTCTTCACTGAAAGCTACACAAGACAAGAATGTGCAGTTGGACACTAAAAAGCAGATTCTTGCTGCATTGAACATTAAAAATGTAGAAGATGCTGATGCCGAATATCAGAAATATGTAAAAGGTGATATGCTGATGAACGTAGACGGCACGCTGACTGAAAACACAGGTGAGTTTGCCACTAACTACGAGAAAGAAGTGAAAGAACACCAACGTCTGCACGTATTTGTATGTGATGTAGATGGTCAGACTAAATATGTGGTTCCTGTATACGGTGCCGGTCTTTGGGGCGGTATCTGGGGATACGTTGCTCTGAACGAGGACAAAGACACAGTTTACGGTGTATACTTCTCACACGCAAGTGAAACTCCGGGTCTGGGTGCTGAAATCGCTACTGACTGGTTCCAACACGAATTCGCAGGCAAGAAGACACTGGAAAACGGTGCCGTTGCTCTGGGTGTTGTTAAGAATGGCAAGGTAGAAAAAGCTGATTACCAAGTGGACGGTATCTCTGGTGGTACGATCACTTCGGTAGGTGTGGATGCTATGCTGAAGGCTTGTCTGAATAATTACATAAGTTTTTTAACTAAATAA
- a CDS encoding NADH:ubiquinone reductase (Na(+)-transporting) subunit B: MKALRNYLDKIKPNFEEGGKFHAFQSVFDGFETFLFVPSKTAKTGTHIHDAIDSKRIMSIVVISLVPALLFGMYNVGYQHFTHTGATGSFIEMFIYGFLAVLPKIIVSYVVGLGIEFVVAQWKKEEIQEGFLVSGILIPMIVPVDCPLWILAVATAFSVIFAKEVFGGTGMNVFNVALITRAFLFFAYPTKMSGDAVWVSGDTIFGMGQAVDGLTVATPLGQAATSGTVPAFNMDMITGLIPGSIGETSVIAILIGAVILLWTGVASWKTMLSVFVGGAFMAWVFNAIGMENNTMAQMPWYEHLVLGGFCFGAVFMATDPVTSARTERGKYIFGFLIGVMAIVIRVLNPGYPEGMMLAILLMNIFAPLIDYCVVQSNISRREKRAVKSNQ; the protein is encoded by the coding sequence ATGAAAGCGTTAAGAAATTATCTCGATAAGATAAAGCCGAACTTTGAAGAGGGCGGTAAATTCCACGCATTCCAGTCGGTGTTCGACGGCTTCGAAACATTCCTGTTCGTGCCCAGCAAGACTGCGAAAACGGGAACGCACATACACGACGCGATCGACAGCAAGCGTATTATGTCGATTGTGGTTATTTCGTTAGTACCGGCGCTGCTGTTCGGTATGTACAACGTAGGTTACCAGCATTTCACCCACACAGGTGCTACTGGCAGCTTCATCGAAATGTTTATCTACGGATTCCTGGCTGTATTGCCTAAAATTATCGTATCATACGTTGTCGGTCTGGGTATTGAGTTCGTCGTAGCTCAATGGAAGAAGGAGGAAATTCAGGAAGGATTCCTTGTTTCCGGTATTCTGATCCCGATGATCGTTCCGGTAGACTGTCCGCTTTGGATTCTTGCCGTAGCAACTGCATTCTCTGTTATCTTTGCAAAAGAAGTATTCGGTGGTACGGGTATGAATGTGTTCAACGTAGCGTTGATCACCCGTGCATTCCTGTTCTTCGCTTATCCGACCAAGATGTCCGGTGACGCCGTTTGGGTATCCGGCGATACCATTTTTGGTATGGGACAGGCTGTAGACGGTCTGACTGTGGCTACCCCGCTGGGACAAGCTGCTACATCGGGCACGGTTCCTGCATTCAACATGGATATGATAACAGGTCTTATTCCCGGTTCTATCGGTGAAACAAGTGTGATCGCCATTCTGATCGGTGCCGTTATCCTGCTGTGGACAGGCGTTGCAAGCTGGAAGACGATGCTTTCCGTATTCGTTGGTGGTGCATTCATGGCCTGGGTATTCAATGCTATCGGCATGGAAAACAACACAATGGCTCAGATGCCTTGGTACGAACACCTTGTATTGGGTGGTTTCTGCTTCGGTGCCGTATTCATGGCTACCGACCCTGTGACATCCGCACGTACGGAAAGAGGTAAATACATCTTCGGATTCCTGATCGGTGTGATGGCTATCGTTATCCGCGTACTGAATCCGGGTTATCCCGAAGGTATGATGCTCGCCATCCTGCTGATGAACATCTTCGCTCCGCTGATCGACTACTGTGTAGTACAGAGTAATATCAGCCGTCGCGAGAAACGCGCTGTTAAGTCTAACCAATAA
- a CDS encoding C1 family peptidase → MNKRILSVFVCCALYYSAQAQDAKGGISTDMMQQIKQSYQGTSTDKAIRNAISNNDIRKLALNQDNMKGMDTHFSVKVNSKGITDQKSSGRCWLFTGLNVMRAKAIDKYHLGSFEFSQTYPFFFDQLEKANLFLQGVIDTSDKPMNDKMVEWLFRNPLSDGGTFTGVADIVSKYGLVPKDVMPETNSSENTARMANLIALKLREQGLQLRDMASKKAKPAAIENAKVEMLSTIYRMLVLNLGVPPTEFTWTQYNVKGEPVETATYTPLSFLKKYGDEKLIDNYVMLMNDPSREYYKCYEIDYDRHRYDGKNWTYVNLPIEDIKEMAIASLKDSTMMYYSCDVGKFLNSDRGLLDVKNYDYDSLMGTTFSMDKKQRIQSFASSSSHAMTLMAVDLDKNGKPTKWMVENSWGAGAGYQGHLIMTDEWFNEYTFRLVVETKYVTPKALEVLKQKPIRLPAWDPMFAGEE, encoded by the coding sequence ATGAATAAACGAATTTTATCAGTTTTTGTTTGCTGTGCCCTTTACTATTCTGCACAGGCACAGGACGCGAAAGGCGGCATCAGCACTGACATGATGCAGCAAATCAAACAGAGTTATCAGGGCACTTCTACCGACAAGGCTATCCGGAACGCCATCAGCAACAACGACATCCGTAAGCTTGCCCTGAACCAGGACAACATGAAGGGGATGGATACACATTTTTCTGTCAAAGTGAACTCCAAGGGGATCACCGACCAGAAATCGTCCGGACGCTGCTGGCTCTTCACCGGCCTGAACGTAATGCGTGCCAAAGCCATCGATAAATACCATCTGGGTTCTTTCGAATTCTCGCAAACCTATCCTTTCTTTTTCGACCAACTGGAAAAGGCCAACCTTTTCCTTCAAGGCGTCATCGACACCAGCGACAAGCCTATGAACGATAAAATGGTGGAATGGCTGTTCCGCAATCCGTTGAGCGACGGCGGTACATTCACCGGAGTAGCGGACATCGTAAGCAAATACGGCCTCGTCCCCAAAGACGTGATGCCCGAAACGAACAGCAGCGAAAACACCGCCCGCATGGCGAATCTGATCGCTCTGAAACTTCGCGAACAGGGGTTACAACTCCGTGACATGGCTTCGAAAAAAGCTAAACCTGCCGCTATAGAGAACGCTAAAGTGGAAATGTTGAGCACCATTTACCGTATGCTTGTCCTGAACTTGGGCGTACCTCCTACAGAATTTACCTGGACGCAATATAATGTCAAAGGCGAGCCTGTAGAAACCGCCACCTACACCCCGCTTTCTTTTCTGAAGAAATACGGTGACGAAAAGCTGATTGACAACTACGTCATGCTCATGAACGACCCCAGTCGCGAATACTACAAATGTTATGAAATAGACTACGACCGCCACCGCTACGACGGCAAGAACTGGACATACGTCAACCTCCCGATCGAGGACATCAAGGAGATGGCCATCGCCTCTCTGAAAGACAGCACCATGATGTATTACTCCTGCGACGTCGGCAAGTTCCTGAACTCTGACCGTGGTCTGCTCGACGTCAAAAACTATGATTACGACTCATTGATGGGCACCACCTTCAGCATGGACAAGAAGCAGCGTATCCAAAGCTTTGCCAGCAGCTCCAGTCACGCCATGACCCTCATGGCAGTCGATCTGGACAAAAACGGAAAACCGACCAAATGGATGGTTGAAAATAGTTGGGGTGCCGGAGCCGGTTATCAAGGTCACCTCATCATGACAGATGAATGGTTCAACGAATATACCTTCCGTCTCGTTGTGGAAACGAAATACGTGACCCCGAAAGCACTCGAAGTCTTGAAACAAAAACCGATCCGCCTGCCGGCATGGGATCCAATGTTTGCCGGCGAAGAATAA
- a CDS encoding BamA/TamA family outer membrane protein — MMFLFINISLAQTADTAVKSDELQTTTTSVDEVGVAPADPTPTLSKKELRRQRVAKRNLHYNILGGPSYTPDFGLLIGGSALMTFRMNPSDTTQQRSVVPMAIALMFEGGLNLFTKPQLFFKGDRFRIFGVFAYKNTLENFYGIGYSTNKDYPRGEDTSEYRYSGVQVNPWFLFRLGKSNFFAGPQIDFNYDKITKPAAGMIEQPSYIAAGGTDHGYSNLSSGLGFLLTYDTRDVPANAYRGTYLDFRGMMYNKAFGSDNNFYRLEIDYRQYKTLGKRKVLAWTVQTKNVFGNVPLTKYALSGTPFDLRGYYMGQFRDKSSHVMMAEYRQMINTDKSNWVKKMLNHVGYVAWGGCGFMGPTPGKIEGVLPNLGLGLRIEVQPRMNVRLDFGRDMVNKQNLFYFNMTEAF, encoded by the coding sequence ATGATGTTTCTATTCATCAATATTTCGTTAGCTCAAACGGCTGACACGGCAGTAAAAAGCGATGAACTGCAAACGACTACAACTTCTGTTGACGAAGTCGGGGTAGCCCCGGCAGATCCCACCCCCACCCTTTCCAAAAAAGAATTGCGACGCCAGCGTGTAGCCAAACGTAATCTACATTATAATATATTAGGTGGCCCCAGCTATACTCCTGACTTCGGATTACTGATCGGCGGTAGTGCATTGATGACGTTTCGGATGAATCCGAGTGATACTACCCAACAACGTTCGGTGGTGCCGATGGCCATCGCCCTGATGTTCGAAGGAGGACTGAACCTGTTCACCAAACCGCAGCTTTTCTTCAAAGGCGACCGATTCCGCATCTTCGGAGTCTTTGCATATAAGAATACACTGGAAAATTTCTACGGCATCGGATACAGCACCAACAAGGACTATCCGCGTGGCGAAGACACCAGCGAATACCGTTATAGCGGTGTGCAGGTGAATCCGTGGTTTTTATTCCGTCTGGGGAAAAGCAACTTCTTTGCCGGTCCGCAGATCGACTTCAATTATGACAAGATCACTAAACCTGCCGCAGGAATGATAGAGCAACCATCGTATATTGCCGCCGGCGGTACGGATCACGGCTACTCTAACCTCAGTTCCGGACTCGGTTTCCTGCTGACGTACGACACCCGTGACGTTCCCGCCAATGCTTATCGGGGAACGTATCTGGACTTTCGTGGGATGATGTACAACAAAGCCTTCGGAAGCGATAATAATTTCTACCGTTTGGAAATAGACTACCGCCAATACAAGACCCTAGGCAAACGTAAAGTATTGGCTTGGACAGTGCAGACAAAGAATGTATTCGGCAATGTTCCATTGACTAAATACGCACTCAGCGGCACTCCTTTCGACCTTCGTGGTTATTATATGGGACAGTTTCGCGACAAGTCATCCCACGTGATGATGGCAGAATACCGTCAGATGATAAATACGGACAAAAGCAATTGGGTGAAGAAGATGCTGAATCATGTAGGCTACGTAGCATGGGGAGGATGCGGCTTCATGGGCCCTACTCCGGGCAAAATCGAAGGTGTACTTCCTAATCTGGGACTCGGTTTACGCATTGAAGTTCAGCCCCGTATGAACGTCCGTCTTGACTTCGGCAGAGACATGGTGAACAAGCAGAATTTATTCTATTTCAACATGACGGAGGCATTCTAA
- a CDS encoding TolC family protein, with the protein MKQIRYLFGGLLFLFASIGSVTAQEVSDYSKLQPSDYSSITLPPLDLLFENAKSAPTYELATVKEQIERKLLAKEKRAFLGFFSLRGSYQYGMFGNESTYTDVAIAPYLTYATQAQNGYTVGAGVNIPLDGLFDLTARVKRQKLNVRTAQLEREVKFEEMKKEIILLYATATSQLNILKLNAEALMLANVQYSIAEKDFSNGAIDSGTLSSEKSRQSDAQEKFENSKFELSKSLMILELVTHTPILRNK; encoded by the coding sequence ATGAAACAAATCAGATACCTCTTCGGAGGATTACTATTTTTGTTTGCCTCCATCGGAAGCGTAACTGCGCAAGAGGTAAGCGATTACTCAAAACTACAACCAAGTGATTATTCCAGCATTACACTTCCACCGCTGGATCTTCTTTTCGAGAACGCAAAAAGCGCTCCGACCTATGAATTAGCTACAGTAAAAGAACAAATTGAACGGAAGCTTCTGGCAAAAGAGAAGCGTGCCTTCTTAGGCTTTTTCAGTTTACGGGGCAGCTACCAGTATGGTATGTTCGGTAACGAGTCTACTTATACAGATGTAGCAATTGCACCTTACCTGACCTATGCAACACAGGCACAGAACGGATATACAGTAGGTGCAGGAGTCAACATTCCTTTGGACGGTCTCTTTGACTTGACAGCGCGGGTAAAACGCCAAAAACTGAATGTACGTACCGCCCAACTTGAAAGAGAAGTTAAGTTTGAGGAAATGAAAAAGGAAATTATCCTTCTATACGCAACTGCGACCTCCCAATTAAACATTCTTAAACTTAATGCCGAAGCCCTCATGCTTGCTAATGTACAATATAGTATAGCTGAAAAGGATTTCTCGAATGGAGCTATTGATTCGGGAACTTTATCATCTGAAAAATCTCGCCAATCTGACGCACAAGAGAAATTCGAAAACAGCAAATTCGAGCTAAGCAAGAGTTTAATGATACTTGAGTTAGTCACCCACACTCCCATTTTAAGAAACAAATAA